DNA from Acanthochromis polyacanthus isolate Apoly-LR-REF ecotype Palm Island chromosome 7, KAUST_Apoly_ChrSc, whole genome shotgun sequence:
acacaaacctgtgtgataacttagcaaactggagctttctaggtacctcagtttggaaaatatgagctcccaaagttggacgagatttttaattgactatatttggtggcaaaaatctcagtgtgggacaggtaccagagaccccaactCTTTCTataagacagttccatctgttttctatcactgtacaaaaaagcagcagggttatatttgtagttactgagatattcttactcaaaatggcatgggtaatgtcaaaattgttttttgcttttcagtactttaaatggggatacaagtattagtagtcattccaatggtagtattatgtatgttttgttctttttgaaatgttagttgttaagttacaacttaggtataggttcttttgcttgtaacatgacattgtacaattaaatttaacatgtttaatcccactgcactgatactgtaaaattcaacattattgttgtatttttaaattaatcaaccataaactactacagagctccctgaattcaagttagtgcatgtaatttgtatgtgtatgttaaaattacatgtatgcattgcaaatgggtgtcaacatgtcatgatatctacaggtatggctctaaactagaccttgtgacgCAAAAAGGGCATTTGCAATGcgtacatgtaattataacatacacatacaaattacatgcactaacttgaattcagggagctctgtagtagtttatggttgattaatttaaaaatacaacaataatgttgaattttacagtatcagtgcagtgggattaaacatgataaatttaattgtacaatgacATGTttcaagcaaaagaacctatacctaagttgtaacttaggtatacctaagttataccattacactttttgaaggtagtcacctttaacaactaacatttcaaaaagaacaaaacatacacaatactaccattggaatgactactaatacttgtatccccatttaaagtactgaaaagcaaaaaacgattttcacgttacccatgccattttgagtaagaatatctcagtaactacaaatataaccctgctgcttttttgtacagtgatagaagacagatggaactgtcttgtagaaaaatgtggagtctctggtacctgtcccacactgagatttttgcctccaaaaatagccaattaaaaatctcgtccaactttgggagctcatattttccaaactgaggtacctagaaagctccagtttgctaagttatcacacaggtttgtgtagaatggaacccaggggtgttagaacacttctgtgcagtatttctagtacttttaaggtttCCAAACCCCACACgcgagtaggtatctcttaatttttagcatttttagcaagcccgcatgccctgcagagtgtagggaaacacctgaggatgtttgtggggcactagctacatgcagaggccttgtttaccaactcacagctctctggtatgtctagaggctgagaaataaccacttaaagatgcaaaaaacgctggcgaggcttttgatagcccaaattctggaaatttcagacccccacaactcagaagctacaggcctacaattttgcatagaaagtacttttgtgactgtctaatggcatacaaatttaggactaatttgaagatggtgcagcaaccaccatctggtcaaaccacacggaatgacccaaaAGCTATTTGATGGAAGGCTATAAACATTCATGATCTCTGATTTGATGATcacttgacctttgaccttgtACCACCAGCAGCTCAAAGTTTTCGCACATTCAGTGAAATTtctcaacatcatcatcatttttttaaGGACATTCAGTCTTACCAATTGATCCCTCAGCAGTACCCTGAGTTCTCCTTCAGGGCACCCACGAGGTTCACATTTGTAGTCCCGAGTGAAAATCTCGACAACTATTGGATGGGCTGTCAAGACGACTGCAATAATCCCACCTGACTTGTGCCAGCCTTAGGCCAAAATTTGAATTTGTCCAACACTTTAGGTTATTCCCAAACTGATGATATTCTCATTAGTTTCATTTTGAATTCAATGCTAGCATGGTAACATGCTAAAACATTAAACGCTCCCAATAAATAGTCCTCCACCGAACCCTCTGTGCCACCATATCCTCTTCTCACTGCAGACTTTGTTGCTATTTATAATATCTTATCTGATCTGGGTGAAGCCCTGTGATTGGCTTAAATCTTTCATCACAGGTTAGATTTTCTAGAAGCTGGAAATAAAGCTAAGAGAGGCTCCATAAAATCTAGTTTCCTCTCCGAGAACCATGGTTCTCTATGCAACATGGTGAAATGTTTGTGTCCAATTTTTGGTCCAGAACACACTGCCTACCCTAGCtttaaacatcagcatgttagtCATGTAATTTCAAGCTTTAGCTCTTTCATCAAAGCATGTTTAAATTCAAAACATGCACCAAATCTATCTTTTAAGAAGCATGCTGTATACATAATTATTACCACCATTAcaattttgcattcatttttctgatttaatgaaaagaaagtaatcacgatattatgagttattttacatttccttGGCACTGCACACTGTTTCCAAATCTCCTGATCATTTGGTCTTCAATAACTAACTTGACAGGCTTCAGCTTGTGATGCCTCATGTTCGTCATACAGGCCTAGTGCAGAGACGGGGTAGGAAGCACCGAAAAACACGAGGTAGCCACCCACTCCCAGTTGCATGGCAcaactccatccatcctccagagGACTGTGAGATGCCAGCATAGCAACACACTGAGAGCTTGGACCAGAGGAAGACTGTAAAGCACTGCACCACAAAGCCCTCCACTGCAAGAGGAACACATCACTcagcattttttaattatttacaacTCCCACCCCCATTGCCTTTCACTCTGTGTAAGTCCCCTCTTTAAGGCATTAGTGCCCACTTTATGTACCATACTAACCTCTATCAAACATCATGTATGGAGCGGTGGATTTGGGGGACAAAACGATCACAGAGGGACAGACAGGCTGAGGAAATCTGTTATGGATAACAGTGTGGATGTTAGTCTTTTCGGTCTGCAGCACTGACAAATTACCCATGTTTTCACTCAGACAATGGCGTTGACAGGGACCATCTGTGGAACCATCTGCGAGGACTCTTCACCTCTCAAATGTGAGAGTGTTGTACCGTTTTAAATACACACATCTACTCTCTCTCGGCAGGCATGGCTCCAGGTCCCGCATCGCTGGAGAACAAACAGGAAAGACCATCCCGTGACCAACAAGGTCCCACGCTGTTACCCTGCTATAACTCTTGGCCCTGGCCAGCAGACCTAAACGGGGTGTGTGCGCCGTGTTTTTCATTCTTAAATCAACACAGCACATACAGAATTAGATGTCCATCTCCAATAGGTCTCATTCCATTTAATCATCCTCCACTTCTTTTAGAACTACGTCAGTAAACAGCTATAGGACACAGAGCACTCAATTAACTGCACTCTCGCAACAACCTGCAGTGAGTCTCAAATTTGCTGTACTGATGGTGATTCATCCCTGTAAGCCCCTGAGGTAAGAGGTGGGACTTTGAGAACTGGCTGCTGATGCATTGGCCAGTCATGCTCCTTCAATTTCTCCCATCTTATCTTGGGAAAACAAGTACTAACAGACAGGGGCATTAAATCAGTGCAGTAAAGGTCCGTCGTAAAGACACCATGCATCTATTCACTACTAACCAGAGGTAACCTGCAGCTGGTGGTCTGCTGAGATACACTACACCTAAAGAAACAAGTCAGATCTAACGGTCTCTGTCTGTGATGGTCAtgattgtgtctctttgttgctctGATGCTTTGAAGATCTGGCACTGCTCAGCTGCAGGATATCTGACTCTCCCTCTTGTCCTACTAGCAAAAGCAGGTACAATGCCCCTGGGTGTTTTTAACAGATCTCTGTTGGCAAACTCTTCCTGTCTCGAAACACTGCAACACTGAAAAATAAGCTTTAGTCCAAACTTTGAGAGGAACAAAAGAgccaaaatgcaaaatatatcGATGTGTCACTCTGTGCCTATGGGGCAAAATAATTACTACAGTTACAGTATGTGCACAGTGGTGATTATAATCAGCTAAATATAAATGCAGGAGAATCTAAATATGTACTGGAAAGCTGAAAAGTGTTGCTTATGCTATAAATAGACTGGTGTTCACGGTACAGATTCAGACACAGCCCAGTTCTGTTTTGGATATTTAACTCCTTGTTCTCTTGGGGAAATTTTCTGTAAAGGCCACATTAATTACCTCTGTCTGCTCCAATATGTCAACACTGTTTATACAGATCTACTCACTAGTTTCAGAGAACCCACGGAATCGATTCTCATCCACCGCTCTGATGAGAATTTGAAGATGAAGCCACTCCCTTCTGAAGCTCGGCCACAGACGGCACAATAATGCATCTCCTCTGACAAATTGAAAGATATGCTCAATAGCAGGACACAAAAGCCTGCAGGTATTTAGCATTTAAGTTCAAAGCTCCATGTGTGGATTGTGAAGAGCACAGAAGAACATGTCATGCACCTTTACCAACTGTGGCCATGGTAACAGCAAGATCAGAAGATGAGAATCAGTGATTaaacgctgtgtgtgtgtgtgtgtgtgtgtgtgtgtgtgtgtgtgtgtgtgtgtgtgtgtgtgtgtgtgtgtgtgtgtgtgtgtgtgtgtgtgcgtccactagtctgtgtgtttgtagtaGACTAATACCTGTGCCAAATTTCAAAATCCATGCAGAACAGGTTATTGTTGCAACTGACATAGCTGAAAGCACAGCAGGGTGAGAGAGGAAGACAAGCTGAAGACATGGGATTGTGGGTAAGTCAGCTTGTATCCTTTAGCTTTAAATAATGTAGTTAGTGTGCGAAGCACTTACTTCATTCCTCCATCTTTTTCCACCTTTCCCCTAAACAcccatgtttcctctccatccttCATTTCCTCATGTTTAATGTGACCGGACCTGACAAACCtcatttctctccttcctgATGCTTCTCCCCTGCCCATTTTCCATTCTTCCCCTGTGTGGAAAGCAATCACAGGCTAGCAGgggcacagaaaaatacagagagAGGAGTACCAGCAGAAGGGTGTCGTCCAATCACTACTGTGGTTGCTCATGTGAGAGGAGGCAGCTGCAGATATCTCGCAGACTGTTCATTCAGTCTTTTCTCCCCTCCCCCATTTAATCCCCAAGCTTCAGGTTCTGTAGGAGGAGTTGGAGATGGTGGAACTGGGAGGCTGATTCCCAGCTCTTTTTTTCATGCCCTCTTTCTATATTAACACTAGAAGCAATGAAGCGTTTTGGTCCAGCAAGTCTCtttacagcacacacacatgctgctttGACCCTCCAAGTGTATCAACCCCAGGGTGAAGGATAAGATAACATTACAACAAGTAGGCAACTGAATCACCTGTCCAGCGGCACAGCTGGAGCTGAGAGCTGCCCTGCCCACATCAGCATTTGGAGGCATCACTGATGTTTTTCCTCCCAGTCTGCAGGCACAACAAGCCCCAGTGTGCGCTCCAAAAAATCCTGCAGCAACGCCCAGGGACTGCAACCACACAATCTCCCACATGACTTACCAGGTCTGTTTTCTTATATCAGATCTGCAACAAGGAAGCACTCATCTTGAAGTAGTGCAGCCAGCTGGTCTTGTATTAATTATTCTTGAGGGGGATTAAGATGTAAGGCACTGAGCTCCACCAAGAGTTATATTTATCAGCTACTTATCAATAAACTTAGTCCACAAGGATGCTGCTGTAAATCAGTGCAACAATTCAAAACATGGAGGCGATCTGTATCAACACCTCTGCATGCAGTTCTGCTGCAGAGCAATGTTTTCAGTGAGACATGTTTtccctaaaacaaaagaatcaatCAAATGTTCATTTACATTGCCTAATTGGCACCTCACATAGGTTAATTAGCAGCAGCTTCATGCATACTGAGTGCACTGCACACAATCACCAATCTTCTCTTTTCACTCAAATGACTCAGTAGGTATCTGACTCAGAAAGACATTGAAATGTGTTCCATCAGATTAATAAAAACAGGCAATGAAATATGTTCCCTCCTAAGAGATCACCCATCTCTCTTCTGAATGAAATGCTGCATTCATTCAActtgtaaatgagaaattagAAAGCACTGAGTCACCGGCCGAATGCACTAACCTCAGAGCGATTTCAGAGTGAGGATGCAATGTTTGAAAAATCCTTCGAAGGAGATCGCACAGAATCCTACCTGAGAATCCAGCCCCTGCCTCCCTCTCGgagctctctctccctctcggAGCTGTCAGGGAATGATGCGGACTAAATTTCTGTGCAGCGCTTCGATCCGTCCACTGAGTTAGTCATTGCGCATGGTGCCTGTCACCAAaccccttttctcttttttctctttcttttttttttctcttttttgcctGGAGGAGTCTTTTGCTTGAGGCACAGCGGATCACTACAATGTATGGGAACTCGTCTGCGCGGAGGATAGAAAGCCCTTGGTACCCTGGGAAGGAAACCCCTGGATCTGAAGTGATAACACTGATGCTCAAGTGGGCAGTCATCACCTGATCCAATTGTCTCTGTAACATAGTGTCTAAATTTGTCTCATCATCCTGGCAGCCCTATTGAGAAATCACTGTCATTTTTATATGATTATATGCACTGATTTATGATTGCGCTTCacgtttgatttatttattcaaacacACAGCGCAATATATCATACGTTTGTTACAAGTTTAACTGACATTTCGTTTTTGGAAGGTTTGATTTTAATGaagtcattgttttattttatcttaagagtcgtgttgtttttcagtctgtgtcTATTTTTATCCCTCGTTGCAATGGACCCTCAGAAATATCCCAAATACTCTGAGATCTCTTCGTTTTTCCAACATGATGATAAAATCTACAATTTTTATGAACTTTTCGTCTTTCATTCACAAGAGTTGGATTATTATTGTTCTACTGCAACAAttaaatctacaaaaaaaaaaacaatcgcTGAAATTCTCACATCAACGTCTCAATTATAAGAGCACAGATCACCATGTATGGATTCCTACTGTGGGGACATTGCGCCATCTAATGGATCAAGCCGTCATTGCAACAAAGAAATGAGCAAATCAACGCAACATTATTGTTTACGGATGATATTTCTTTCCGACGTTAATGAAATCAGTAGAgcgaatgcaaaaaaaacatagtCCTTCTGAAAATAACTGGATTTGCAACACAAAGAGTATTTTTGCAGCGGTTATAATGTATGTTTGCCACACCTACCCACTATCAAAGACCACAGGTGGTGCAAGACAATGCATCCTTCGCATCGCCTTGATCGTATCCTTGAGCAGCGTTAAATGGGAAAATGTTTACTATACGTGACGCCTGTTTATgctgtaatttaaaacaaatgtccAATCTATCGATGGTTGAATACACGATAACaccttgatttttttcttaaacgTTTAAATTGAGTTGTCTCTAGCAAGAACCTTATGCGCATGCGTGAAGTTAGCAACCGAAAGTCAAACGCCTTCCATAAGATTTTAGATGAGTTAGATCAGTCGTTTACTTTGTTTATTGtcgttttaaaatttaaaatataatacagaaaatattaagTGAAGTTTCATagtttaaaatgaattaaaattcatatttattgtgttttccatAGCGTCGTGGTGTTTATTATCTTGATACTGTATCTTCTTTGGTCACGTGATTGAGTTTTCCCGTTTAGGTCACCTGATTTGTTGTGTCGCTGATCAGGAAAAATGGCTGCCCACCTGTCGTACGGCAGAGTGAACCTAAACATACTCAGAGAGGCAGCACGGAAAGAGCTTCGAGAGTTTTTGGATAAATGCGCCGGGAGCAAGGTAATAAACctgtatatttatataaaacatGGCCGAATTAACGACAGTTAGCACCAAGAATGTGACAGAATATCTTCAGCTCCAGCCTTCTCATTGAGCTGTTAACTATGTGAGCAAAATGGTGCGGATTATGTTAAGAAAGGTCTGTTTTAAGTGGCACTTTTTAAACTAAGTGCATCTTTTGGTAGTACAGCCCCAGACCTATGTGCATGTGAGCTGTATTATTTCTCTGATAGTTATTGGAACCATTTGCTAATAGCTAATAGCTTCACTAGCAGCCTTTTATTGAAAGTAGGAGGATTTGTTGGACAAATGAAATGGGGAAGGCTTGCTTGATTACATTTTATGTCACGATTAAAACTATGCAGTTAAAATGAATTTGTAGACCCTTTCACACTAAACTCAAATGctaaaaaatattcagatattcagcAGTGTAGTTCGTGCGGATTTTGTCAGGTGCATTCAGAACAGTCCTTAGGATGGTTTTATCAGGAAGTaaccttattttgaaagaaattttaaaagtgAATCTTAGTTTGTCAATTTTTACAGTTGTCCTCTCACTATAATCTTTGGTGAATAACATCATGATTTTGATACGGAAAGCAAAAAGATACAAAGCTTCACGAACACAGCATTTGGTAGTGAAAGTTTGTCTACACAGTGGACTTTCAAGTGAATTTTGGGAAGCTGATAAGGCCAGTTTAAGGGTTGTTAGCAATTTATGTGATGCATTTATTATTGCTTTTTCCTGTTCGTTTAAATTAAGTGGTAAAAATGTATAGCAgtgcatctatctatctatctatctatctatctatctatctatctatctatctatctatctatctgtagCTTTTTATATGTAAGTTTGTGGATATATGTatatgcatatgtgtgtgtatgcagaCATATGCATGTAGATATGGATATTCGTGTATAACATATGAATTTATGAATAGATTTATTAATTCGGCTAAGAATGCTAATCAACCCTTTGTCCAGTATATGCAATGACAGTTTTGGTTTGTTACCTTTTCTCTCTTAATGTTTATGTATTGTTATTCTGTTTGCTTCAAATGTATGTACTTCTTTCACCctacataaaattaaaataatagatTATTTCGGCATACAGGTCATTTTCCAGGCCAGGCTACTAATAtgtatttctttttgtgtgttttctgtgtaggCTATTGTTTGGGATGAATATCTGACAGGGCCTTTTGGACTGATAGCTCAGTACTCTCTACTGAAGGTAAGTGCTTACTTTGCATAGCTTATGTTTCATAAAGTACCAGACGATGATCAGATAAGGCAGGGTCAGGTTTCTTCTTAAAGTAGTAGCTTATATGCTTTAAAATTGTCAATCATAAGCATGTGTTGTGTATATATTACTGTGTTTTTCAGGAACATGAAGTGGAAAAGATGTTCACCCTCAAGAGCGGCAGGCTCCCCTCTGCTGATGTCAAAAATATCATCTTCTTTGTCCGCCCCAGACTGGAGCTTATGGACATCATCGCTGAGAATGTAttcaggtgtgttcatgtgtcTTATTATCAAACTCCACACTGTAAATTGATAAAAGCATTTTCTTGGTTTCAGTTCCACAGTACATAACACTTTTGCTCTGAATGGTTGTTTTTTCAGTGAGGATAAGCATCATTCATCAAGAGActttcacattttgtttgtgcCTCGGCGGAGCATGTTGTGTGAGCAGCGGCTGAAGGAGCAAGGCGTGCTGGGATCTTTCATCAACATCGATGAGTATATCCTGGACCTGATTCCCTATGACGGTGACCTGCTCTCCATGGAGTATGAAAGTGCTTTCAGGGTATGTCCAAGTTGTCCATCTCAGATATGTATCAACCACTCTTCAGCTCTATGAATGAAGATTCCATGTCTTGTTGTAAAGTAAAGACTATATTATAGACggatattcaacatttttttcaactaaTATACTTGGCgacaaaatcaaaaatgtttttcctcACTTCCTCCCGACTTCCAGGTGAGACGTATATCGAACTCTCATAGAAACATATTTTTACTCCTCTTCGTCTCACTCAGGAATGCTACctggaaaatgaccaaacaaGCCTGTACCACACAGCCAAAGGCCTTATGACCTTACAGGCACTTTATGGCACAATTCCACAGATCTATGGGAAAGGAGACTGTGCACGGGTGAGAATAATTGTGATCAGTATTATGATTCAACAGCATTTTTTCAAGCGAACAGAAGCTTGCAGCAGCCAGGTCACAATTTGTCTGACACACAGATTCTCTATTTCTCCTCAGCATGTAGCCAACATGATGCTGAGGATGAAGAGGGAGTTTGCTGGCACTCAGAACCAGATTCTGCCCGTGTTCGATACTCTCCTGCTCCTGGATCGTAACGTTGACCTGCTCACCCCGCTGGCCACGCAGCTCACCTACGAGGGGCTCATTGACGAGATCTATGGAATCAATAACGGTCAGGATAAAccattttaatttcttctcaTTATAAGAATGTCAGCGTGATATTGTGGGTcatttatatttacagtatttgacATCTTCCTGTGTGACTTGTGATGGGCAGTCATTTCCATAGGATGGCTTCCTTGCTAGCATCAAGGAtctattttaaatattcatccTGAGCCATGAATTTGACTGGAATTTTGCTAAATGTGGCAGTATAACAATTAACTTATATTCAAAGTATATTATTTTTAGCctgtttgattcttttttttttttttaaatttccagttcttgttttttctcccaCTGCCTTATAGGTTATGTCAAACTGCCTCCTGAGAAGTTTGCGCAGAAGAAACAAGGAGAAGCGAGTAAAGATTTACCCACAGAGCCCAAGAAGTTACAGCTCAACTCAGCAGAGGAACTATATGCAGAAATCCGGGACAAAAACTTCAACGCAGTTGGCGCAGCACTCAGCAAGAAGGCCAAAATTATATCTGCTGCTTTTGAGGTTGGTCTTGCTTCAACTTTGCTCGTCTTGTCATATATTCCTGCTATAATACAACTGTCATGTAGTGTTGCCTTCAATacacaaatgttgttttttagaATTTCATTACAATTCTTGGTACTTTCAGTGAGATGCGTTGGATCGCTTCCCAGCTGATCTAATCTGATTGTaatctttgtgacattttacagcAAAGGTTATAACAGAAATCAATGAGGTAAACAAAGTGACAGGAATAACCTAGATTTGAGATAAAGCACTAATTGTTCAAATAGAAGATCAAACATTTTGCCGTTCTGTCATCAGATTGGAACACTGAGGTGCAGACCAGTGACAAATTAGAGGAAAAAAACCTGAACAGTCCTCCATTAAAATggtctgtgtctctgttgtgCTGTGGGGGGCATTTTACTGGAGTGGTTTGGGTCCACTTACCCTTGAGGAAGgctcactgcaaatcaatac
Protein-coding regions in this window:
- the vps33a gene encoding vacuolar protein sorting-associated protein 33A — protein: MAAHLSYGRVNLNILREAARKELREFLDKCAGSKAIVWDEYLTGPFGLIAQYSLLKEHEVEKMFTLKSGRLPSADVKNIIFFVRPRLELMDIIAENVFSEDKHHSSRDFHILFVPRRSMLCEQRLKEQGVLGSFINIDEYILDLIPYDGDLLSMEYESAFRECYLENDQTSLYHTAKGLMTLQALYGTIPQIYGKGDCARHVANMMLRMKREFAGTQNQILPVFDTLLLLDRNVDLLTPLATQLTYEGLIDEIYGINNGYVKLPPEKFAQKKQGEASKDLPTEPKKLQLNSAEELYAEIRDKNFNAVGAALSKKAKIISAAFEERHNAKTVGEIKQFVSQLPHMQAARSSLANHTSIAELIKDITTSEAFFDNLTVEQEFMTGVDTDKVNTYIEDCIAQKDPLIKILRLVCMQSVCNNGLKQKVLDYYKREILQTYGYEHILTLNNLEKGGLLKPQTSSRNNYPTIRKTLKLWMEDANEQNPNDISYVYSGYAPLSIRLTQVLARPGWRSIEEVLKMLPGPHFEERQQLPSGLHKKRQQGENRTTLVFFLGGVTYAEIAALRFLSQMEDSGMEYIIATTKLVNGTTWIKSLMDRPESQMT